The Rhododendron vialii isolate Sample 1 chromosome 3a, ASM3025357v1 nucleotide sequence caCCTAGGATGCTGGAAGCCCATGAAAATAGCTAATCAAACCGTTCTTCAAGAAAGGCATAAATTGTATTAGCCAAATTCTGTACAATTGGGGACTAATTCAAATTGTATGCCACTCACCAACCGCCTAGCAGGTTAGTGGAATTTAATTCTTTTCATTTGTTGATCTCCTACCTTTAAGATTATTATTGGAAAATGCATTAAAGGTTTTCTAGAAGTCTCCGAATATTTCCAGTCCGGATCTTCTAGAACCTCAGGACCTCTCCGGAGTGTTCCGGGGCATGCTAGAACTTTTTGGAATCGTAGGGATTATGATGAAATCTTCTTGCTTCTCCGGAAACTTCTAGAATTCTTTCTATAACTCTTGTTCAAGAATTGTCCTTGTCTAGAAGATTCTTTTGCTCCTGATAAATAGGAGACGGAAACTCATTTTGAAAGTGTATGTTGAGAGCAAGATGGAAACTCATTTTGTAGGTGTGTGATGAGAGCACAAAGTGTGTTATGTTCTTTGTTTGTTAAGAAGCAGAGATAAAGGTTCAAGTAATGATGGAAGGATGTTTAGTTAAAACAAATGGTTTCCATGATAATTGCTTTGAACATATTTACCTTGTAGAGTTTAGAAAAATTACAGAATGTTGTTTCGTCCCTGGTGATGAATCTCCCAATCATTGAATCTGCAGCTAGGTGGATTATAAGAAAGTCGGTTGGGGTCACTAAGGCTTGgcaatgggtttttttttttgccaggCTTGGCAATGGATTGTTTACTTACATCCATTGTCAGTTCTTCACTTGAGTTGTGAGATATTTCTACTAGGTCTCTGCAATGAAGCACCGTCAACTCTAGAGGTCAAAGTGTCGCAGTGTCCGGACATGCAGGGACACGTGGCATGTCCAAtaatttaatttatattttttagtgGGACACGGGGGACACCGATGGTGACACGGTAGGGGTTAAactgtaataaataaatatacacgtggtgTGTCCTCTACCATATCCGTGtccccaatttttttagaataatttgTTCCAATTTTTTGTCTAGTTTGTTTGTCAAGGTGGCATGGGTAGCAGTCCAGCCACATCATGAGTGGGAAAGCTTTCTGTTGGTTCAGTATAATCACGAAGGTTGAAAAAATTTCAGAGAATAATTGACTGGTTTAGCGTTCTACTAAATTGACTGTTTCTTACAGTAGAACTTGAGGATTAGGAATTGGGGCAGTCCAATGCGCAATATTTGCTTATATATGTTGCATCACCTAGTTAAGGTATAGTATTCTACTTTTGCTTAAATGGATACAAGTGGAACTTGGATTCGTAATCATGAACATTGGTGAAACGCAGGTTATGAACATATTGGACAGCTACAGAGGTTCCAATGTGGCCAAGAGATCTCTAGGTCTGCGTCAGCTAGTCAAATCACCGAAACACATGTTTGCTATGCATCCATTTACGCGGGCAGAAAACATGGAAGTTTGTACTAACGAAGAATTATTGCAATGACAGAAAGGCCAACAACTGTCTGATATGTgttattttaagaaaattgcACATATTGTTTCCATTTGATGTAATGTAGGACttgttttaagaaaatttcGATGCTCGTCTTCGTTGAAGGGGAAATGGATTTAGATTATTTCTGTAAATAATCCTTGATCTGATATATGAAAAATGTGATTGTGCGCTGAtgatgtatttttttcttctcgtAAAATTGTTTCAAATGTGTGTTGGTGGACTTTCTGCATCAGTGATTGAAAATAGGTCCCATTCTGGGTAACGCATTATAGTGGGCTTGGCAATTCATAGTTCATGTTCATAAAGGCATGACTACAAGCTTAACTTGCCTGTTGATGCATTCAATTCAAGATTTGAAATTCAAGTAGCTCTGcctgaagaaaaaaattgggcaGCGTAAGATAACCAgttgaacaattcaaaatcaTGGAGTTAATGCAGTAAACAATCGATGAAGGTGGTTCTGACTATATAGATATTGTTATTACAATATTTTCTTTAGAATTTGTCATTGAAATGGAAACAGACATGCTTTAAGTGTTGCACGGTGACAATTATTCAggtaaaaagaaagagaaaaagattaTGACGCCTCGTCCATCAGTTGAGCGAGGATATTTGCCTTGCCTCAATGATGCACCCATTCATGACCATTTCTTCCAGCATGATACAGATAATCTTATTTCACAATATTTTCTTTAGAATTTGTCATTGAAATGGAAACAGACATGCTTCAAGTGTTGCATGGTAAGCAACAATTAAggtaaaaagaaagagaaacaggtTATGACGCCTTGTCCATCAGTTGTATTGGAGCGAGGATATTTGCCTTGCTTGTCTCAATGATGCACCCATTCATGACCATTTCTTCCAGCATGAAATGTGCTTTCTCCAGATGGAACATAATGTCCAGCTCACACTGCAAATTTACACATTCAaggaattgagagagagagagagagagagagagagagagaggttcttatttttgtaattttccagATCTGAAGACTCACCACATTTCCAAAATGGCGATCCATGGTTTCAACTAAGAGGTGTATAAATTCTAGAATAGCAAGCTCATTCTGCAACATAACACAATGTAGGAGATAAGTTATTATGCAGAACAACATATATGAAGTCCGGAACACAAGAACAgtgaatttgttaaaaaaaatagcacattttcccaaaaaaactCCTCATAAATTAGGAAAAAGGAGTAGAAAGGACACATCTAATGCACATGTCCTCAGACCAAATAGGGCTTCTTTTTTCTCATTCCACTTTGCCTAGGATTCAGCCCAGAAGACTCAAActtcaaacaaccaaactttAACATCTTGCGATCGGAACTGATATCCAAACCCCAACAATAGAAACATACCATCTAACTTTCAACATATTCATTAAGTGCTACTTTTATCATGGCGATAAAAGATGTAATATACACCAGATACTCCACAAGCAATGGCTGAATAGAGTCCAAGCTTTAGAAGAAAAGTCATTTTTCGTATTGGTGAAACTTAGCGTCATGATTAAACTTTCCATAAACAAGCGTGCTTCTCTGAAATGGAGCAGATGCAAAACTTACTTCCTCATTGTCGACTCCAACCAAGAAAAACAGTGATGCATAGCGCCTGTACACGATTTTGTAGTTCCGATGCTCGACAAAGGAACACTGTTTCATAAGCCAAAAATATCGAGTCACATAACATGAATAACTGCCCAAGCACATAAAAcagttgatttatttttttaagagacTTCCAAACCAACAGAAATCACAAGGATTTTAAAACCAACAGGGAAACAAATTGTTGGTTTGgatgagaaataaaaaattacaataaacAAGTCAACCAAAGGGATAAGCCACTATTTATATGTTAAATCAAGAACACAGTTAATGCCGTACAGAGAATGGGGAGCCGAATAAATCAAAACAGCCATTATATTTTGAGTATGCAATAGCTCAGTTTACTTTGAGTGATTCAAAAGAAAGGGAATCTGTGGCCCACACATTCAAATGTTACTAGTTAAACTCCACATGAACTTTCAATTTAAGTTACGTCACGATATTGCATCAACACAATGTTCAAGAATTAGGACCCTACATGGCGGAGAACATGATGAATAAAACTAAGAACTTCTCACAAGAGCCTTTGAATTGGACAGCAAGCCGTTAGATTATTAGCTAAAGCCATCAGCTAATGTTGCTTAGGGATTGTTCATAACTCCCGTGCATTTAACAGAGTCAAAATGGTTTAGCTGAAATCACATAACCCATTCTTGCATTTAAAATTCCACATGTCACAGATGGAAACACGAGACAATGACTAAGACACAAGAATGAAATACTTTTAGTGTCATAAATGACACATTGAATTGTACAGTTGCCAAATTTATCTGAGGTAGTTTTCCAATGATGCCTGCTCTCAATAAGATTCCTGAACTAGCAACAACTGAGACAGGAAAGCGGACCATTGCAAACAAATCCAAGCACTAGGGAAGGCTAGTAATCTTTAATGACTTGATGATTCAAAATTGTTCTCTTCAAAACAATTGACTTGTTGGCTGAATTCTTCCCGTGCGTATGAACTTCATGCGTAGACAGGAGGGTGTACCTGTCTAATGATGCTCTTGCACAAACATGTTTGCGAAGGTAATCTTGCATTAATAGTAGGCTTCCCAATTTGCTTTTTTTTGGCGAATATGCAAAGACAATTAAGTGATTAGCATTAGATTCTCAAGTATTCCCACGTGTTtgctttattttctctttcaagTGTTCCTATCAGATCCTCAAGCTGATTCTCATGAATCGTACCTACGTATTCGCTTTATTTCCTCTTTCCAGTGTTCTTATCAGATCCTGAAGCTGATTCTCGTGAATCACACCTACATATCATTGGGGTCTTCACTGACTAATAATATATCAAATAACTCGTGGGGCCCGGACTAGCTTGTGCAAATCCCTATACTAATCTGTGAAGCATCAACCCCACCATACACCAATGGAGGCCCAATTACAACCGGAGCTTTACAAATCTCCGTATGGAGGTTTTGTACCTGACCCAGACTATAATAATTGTGAGACTTATTATATTCTAATATGAACAGAATCTCTACCAATCGAAAATCCTACAAATCTGATTCTAGATTCGAATCGATCAAACCAAATGTGCGCCGAATTTCAAGCAAAATCCAGGAATTAGGTTTGACGCAGTAATTGAATTAGTCCATTTTGTATCAAATCTAACATTTGAGATCAATACAAGCAGAAAATTGAAGGCAAATGTCAATGAAGCAGTCTTCAAAGTTAACCTAATTTGAATGATCTACGACTAATTAAGTTGGGATCGcaaatcggagagagagagagagagagagagagagagagagagagagagagagagagagagagagagacctgttgTTCGTTGCGGGCGAGGCATTTACGAACGATTTCGCCCTCAAGAGCTCGTCTTTCCTCGATGGTTAAGTACTCGTAGTATTGGGCAAGTCGGGTTTGCCCTTGCTTGTTCACCATCAATATGAATCTGATCCCCATCTCTGAATGAATGAATGGGAGAGAGtctcagagagagagactctGTATTAGCGCTAGGGGCTAGTCCCGTTATTCTGTAGGTTTGCTCCGCACAATTGATCGAATTGTATTTACTGGTGTTAGGGAGCAAGAAGTGCTCCCCCATTCCCATTCTTGTATGTCTCGTCctgattataatttttaattggtaatattatttatatataatataaatttCGTTCGGTAGAttctaatgaatttttttaaataatattttaaaaataatctataaaaTTATAGATTGTAAAATATAATCGATCGGATTGTTTGATAGATGAGCTCTTATGTTTTCAAAATaggggcaaagtccacttttaCCATTGTAGTTATCACCATGTGTAAATACCCCATTGTAGTTTAAAATTGAGTACATAACCTacatgtggttttgaaaatatgcGAAAAGACCCCATGCCGTTATGTTTTTCATCTATATTAACGGAGCCATGGAGGTGTATCTCGcacgcctctagaatgtaatcttaGTTGTTCATAATGcgttaaataaagaatagaatatctctgtaaaaaatcatctcgatcaggcatcaataacttagtgatctaatttttagtaaattcaaattttgaaattttaatttcataacaaaatcgattcaaCCATgcgtttttcattttttcattgaCTTGAATTTTAGCATAGAtatagtactcgtcaaaatttacaatatcaatgtttggattcaatttttggtatagggaATGGtatggttagatttaaaaaagaagaagaatcaagggacatgataagggtatatcggtcttttaatattGTGTCCGAATGGAAAACATAACGGCATGGGGCCAATCCgcacatttttaaaatcatagGTAGATTATGTGCTCAATTTTGAATAATTAGGAGAGTATCCGCACATAACGATAACCACAATGGGTCAAAATGGACTTTGCCCTTCAAAATAACCTACAAAATTAtaaattgcaagatataatcgattCAAAAGTGACACGGACTCCCAAAAAGGACTAAAGAATTGGAATGgagtgagtaattttttgtgaattccgTAATAACGGCTTGAATGGATTGCCTCTGACTGGACCGGAAAAGATTTAATTGAGATGCGCGTAAATTAGCCCGGACTGGGAGATTATATTGATCTTGTGGGAATGGGGACAGCGGGTGGTGTTTTGCCGTGAGTGGCACTCATCATAAAGTCGCGCTTCAGAGGCGCGAGGTTTGTTAAAGTGATGTCGGCCGGGTCTCAGGAGACCTCGCTTCTTCAAACAGCCGAGGTTTCTCTAGTAAAGCGTCGTTGGGCTTACACCAACGTGTGATTGGTCGATTGTGAACTCATGCTGGATTATTTTTATGATCGAAATATCCAAGTTGTAGAACTCATCAAAAAGATAAACCATGTCAATGATCAGTTAAACCGCATACCGTTTAGTACATGATCAAAGATGATTTGAGCGAATTTATTTTTAGAAGATTAGGTTTGATCACACTCTATCAAAACTGTAACACCCCTGACCTTCAAGCACCGCAACTCAAATCAATAAACAACAGATAACAAATGAAACACCAACACCCCACTTCCTtaaattttacaaaacaatTTCGTATCTGATAAGCTATTTCTCACTAATTAATCTTCTCTCCTATTCtcgtttctcttcttttccatttcctctcatattttccctttctctccccCAGGCTCTAGTTTTCCCCCCTGTACCCACCTTTCCTTCTGTATATTTATAATCCAAACCTgtccaaaacaaattaaattctCTCTGTCTTatgcttcttttattttcttcttttcaagtAAGTCCAAGTCCCCAAAAGAGACAAAAGCCATATGCATGGACAACACACCATCTCTCTGTTATTAGCCCTCCACggatttctctcttttccattcttgtttctttctctttcagtAGATTACTTCACACTTGCACCTCAAATGTCTTCCACGTCCACAGTTCACACACAGCCACACACATATACAACTTATGGTATTAATTCATAACTAAACCCTTCAAAGAGATTACATTGAGGGcccacataaaaataaaactcactttccatttttttttttttcacttattcTCTTTCTTAAGAACCGGCTCTCACAAAAACCATTTATTACACGAGTGAATATATTtgagaaatgatttttaaactctcttttatccattggttgtCTTTAAtgtgaaattactaaattattCTAATCTCTTGAGTCACTTTTTTGTATGGAGGCCAATTTGGCACTTCTAggtgaataaagaaaaaaaaagaaagaagaagaggaggaggagtgtGGGGTGTTAAAATCAtctctcatttatttttgtgaatATATTTTTATGAACTTGATCCCTTATCtctgaatgagagagagagagagagagagagagagagagagagagagagagacgcttGGAAAATTGTAGTCCAAGGAGAAAAAGATCTACCCTATGAGCTAAGGAATTAGAGTAACTCTTATTAAAGTGCTCATCCAAGACACCGCATTGAGTTAAAATCTTTTTTGGTACGTAAAGTGGGAGTGCATGTATGGTATTTTGTCACCTCAATCACCGTGGCATCAAATCCTCAATCACCGTGGCATCAAATCACATTGTGGGTGGAGTATGTTTGACTCCAATGAGAGGCTATGAGAAGTGAGAACTTGAACATAAGCCTTGTCTAACCAAGTCCAGATTTCCAATTTCTAAGCACTGAACCAACCCCTCATTAGTACATttagtttcaaacaaaaaacaggcctaattttcaaattttcaccataaaccaaaccattgcGTGAATGTAGCACCCCAGTAATGAACAACAAACACCCTCGCATGCTGTGAGGACCACATTTTTCGTGGGCCTCAAAACATGTCAAGAGTTGTGATTTTATTCTGATGGCTGATAGGTTTGTCTGTAAACCATATATGAAAATAAAGGTACTCAATACAATTTCCTTTTAGTACTCCATCATCTAGCTATACAATACCTTATCTCTCATTACCAAGCTTTGGATTTCAGGTTGGCCTACAAAAATATAATCACGTGGAAAGCCTCATAAATTTATTTTCTCATACCATATTGCTAATTACAACCACCAAGTTTATCTCATCCTAATATAATATGGATGGATACGAGTAGCGATCTGTAGAGTACTAAAACGTTAACCGATAACTGCGTGCTCGCTCATCTCTTTGTTCACCATTAACTTGTCATCGGCAGAGTTGTCATCAGACGTCTGAGTCTGTGGAGTCTTTGGTGGCTCTTCTTCCTCCCTGCTATCTTCAATCACATCTTTAGCAGTTATAAAGCTCGGCTGGTTGGTCGATGATAGGAGCCTAG carries:
- the LOC131320105 gene encoding AP-4 complex subunit sigma; protein product: MGIRFILMVNKQGQTRLAQYYEYLTIEERRALEGEIVRKCLARNEQQCSFVEHRNYKIVYRRYASLFFLVGVDNEENELAILEFIHLLVETMDRHFGNVCELDIMFHLEKAHFMLEEMVMNGCIIETSKANILAPIQLMDKAS